The following are encoded together in the Corynebacterium jeikeium genome:
- a CDS encoding alpha-hydroxy acid oxidase yields MAHQKRQIPNPVEIFDLLKFKKPTLDFKARRLNDAQTIWDLRAIAKRRTPAAAFDYTDGAADEEISMNRARQAFRDVEFHPSILNDVSNVDTTAEIFGGKSSLPFGIAPTGFTRLMQTEGELAGASAAGSAGIPFCLSTLGTTSIEDVQKANPNGRNWFQLYVMKEREISYGLVERAAKAGFDTLLFTVDTPVAGNRLRDARNGFSIPPEISLGTVVNAIPRPWWWWDFLTTPPLEFASLTSTGGTVGELLDSAMDPSIKFEDLKTIREMWPGKLVVKGVQNLPDSKKLADLGVDGIILSNHGGRQLDRAPVPFQLLPEVVREVGNDVDVAMDTGIMNGADIVAAIAKGAKFTLIGRAYLYGLMAGGEAGVNRAIEILASEVRRTMRLLQVSSLDELTPEHVTQLNTLNLNQVNGVPEDEQNLFS; encoded by the coding sequence ATGGCACACCAGAAACGCCAGATCCCGAACCCCGTTGAGATTTTCGACCTGCTGAAGTTTAAGAAGCCCACCCTGGATTTCAAGGCTCGCCGACTCAACGATGCACAGACCATCTGGGATCTGCGCGCCATCGCTAAGCGCCGCACCCCGGCCGCAGCATTCGACTACACCGATGGCGCCGCCGATGAAGAAATTTCGATGAACCGCGCCCGCCAGGCCTTCCGCGACGTGGAGTTCCACCCGTCGATCCTGAATGATGTCTCCAATGTGGACACCACCGCGGAGATTTTCGGCGGCAAGTCCTCCCTTCCGTTCGGCATCGCTCCGACTGGCTTTACCCGCCTGATGCAGACCGAAGGCGAACTCGCGGGCGCGAGCGCCGCGGGATCCGCGGGCATCCCGTTCTGCCTGTCCACCCTGGGCACCACCAGTATCGAGGACGTACAAAAGGCCAACCCGAACGGCCGCAACTGGTTCCAGCTGTACGTGATGAAGGAGCGCGAGATCTCCTACGGCCTGGTGGAACGCGCGGCCAAGGCCGGCTTCGATACCCTGCTGTTCACTGTGGATACGCCCGTCGCTGGCAACCGCTTGCGCGATGCCCGCAATGGTTTTTCGATCCCACCGGAGATCTCCCTGGGCACCGTTGTCAACGCTATCCCGCGCCCCTGGTGGTGGTGGGACTTTCTGACCACCCCGCCGCTGGAGTTCGCTTCCCTGACCAGCACCGGCGGAACGGTTGGCGAACTGTTGGACTCCGCTATGGACCCCTCCATCAAGTTTGAGGATCTGAAGACTATTCGCGAGATGTGGCCCGGAAAGCTGGTTGTCAAGGGCGTGCAGAATCTGCCGGATTCTAAGAAGCTGGCCGACCTGGGCGTCGATGGCATCATCCTGTCTAACCACGGCGGCCGTCAGTTGGATCGCGCGCCGGTGCCTTTCCAGCTGCTGCCAGAGGTTGTCCGCGAGGTCGGCAACGACGTGGACGTGGCTATGGATACAGGCATCATGAATGGTGCGGACATTGTCGCCGCGATCGCCAAGGGCGCGAAGTTCACCCTGATCGGTCGCGCATACCTCTACGGCCTGATGGCCGGCGGCGAAGCAGGTGTGAACCGCGCCATCGAGATCCTGGCTAGCGAGGTGCGCCGCACCATGCGCCTGCTGCAGGTTTCCTCCTTGGACGAGCTGACCCCGGAGCACGTCACCCAGCTCAACACCCTGAACCTAAACCAGGTGAACGGTGTGCCCGAGGACGAGCAGAACCTGTT
- a CDS encoding alpha/beta hydrolase family protein gives MRHTTVPSLAPNGTAIAYIVRDGGYPYAVQAALTEDGVGKERPVQLPIEGPVTRVLHSPDAQWIACEVSPKGSEKLETFTVSTDPEVEGASPLRNTFDARTHLVESDRDKLAMDAVAADGMTEARLVDPNTSRYQVMDRRLDALLVASEAGYSLMRVGPRGNRELLLVNPQGRWMPLLPPEPGATTEDGRILPITDSRLVILVVTDHGADRRRLMRLVVDIEGERPVCIEREELISNPEADVDEFAISEDLSTAAVLWNQAGISNLELLSLGDEQRVQVRRTVELPGMVAAGLSITDDGQLLALTVEGPNLPPTVEVLRLEAGRVEPLDPDRTDRLDERARQGDVPELVYYTARDGLELSGWLYLPEDPAPGHPVYVHLHGGPEGQSRPAHHDVLADIVAAGYTVFTPNIRGSKGNGRAFIHADDRYGRFAAIDDVADTVSFLCDADLCTAGRVFLGGRSYGGFLAVLAAARYPDMFLGVVDACGMTSFETYYESTEPWLASAASPKYGYPMHDAELLWEISPLHKAEQITTPVLFIHGANDSNVPLQESQQLYDALVELGRNPQFLEVPGEGHQFVKPKSRQLIGERILEFFAELS, from the coding sequence ATGCGCCATACGACCGTCCCCTCGCTAGCTCCCAACGGCACTGCTATCGCTTACATTGTCCGTGATGGCGGGTACCCTTACGCCGTCCAGGCAGCGCTCACTGAGGATGGTGTGGGCAAAGAACGCCCCGTGCAGCTGCCCATCGAAGGCCCCGTCACGCGCGTGCTGCACTCCCCGGACGCACAATGGATCGCCTGCGAAGTGTCCCCTAAGGGCTCCGAAAAGCTCGAGACCTTCACGGTATCTACAGACCCTGAGGTCGAAGGGGCGTCACCGCTAAGAAACACCTTCGATGCCCGCACGCATCTGGTCGAATCGGACCGCGACAAGCTGGCGATGGACGCCGTGGCGGCCGACGGCATGACGGAAGCGCGCCTGGTCGACCCGAATACGTCGCGCTACCAGGTGATGGACCGCCGCCTCGACGCGCTGCTCGTCGCCTCGGAGGCCGGGTATAGCCTCATGCGCGTCGGCCCGCGCGGCAACCGCGAACTGCTGCTGGTCAACCCTCAAGGCCGCTGGATGCCCCTGCTGCCGCCGGAGCCGGGAGCCACCACGGAGGACGGGCGGATCCTGCCGATCACTGACAGCCGCCTGGTGATCCTCGTGGTTACCGACCACGGTGCGGACCGCCGTCGGCTCATGCGCCTGGTGGTGGACATCGAAGGCGAGCGCCCGGTGTGTATCGAGCGCGAGGAGCTGATCAGCAACCCCGAGGCGGACGTCGACGAGTTCGCCATCAGCGAGGACCTGTCGACCGCCGCGGTGCTGTGGAACCAGGCGGGCATTTCCAACCTGGAGCTGCTGAGCCTCGGCGATGAGCAGCGCGTGCAAGTCCGCCGCACCGTCGAGCTGCCGGGCATGGTTGCAGCGGGCCTGTCCATCACGGACGATGGCCAGCTGCTGGCGCTGACTGTCGAAGGGCCGAACCTGCCGCCTACGGTGGAGGTGCTGCGTCTGGAGGCCGGGCGTGTGGAGCCGCTGGATCCGGACCGCACCGACCGCCTGGACGAGCGCGCCCGGCAGGGCGACGTTCCGGAGCTGGTTTACTACACCGCTCGCGACGGTCTGGAGCTTTCCGGCTGGCTGTACCTACCGGAGGACCCCGCGCCGGGGCACCCGGTGTACGTCCACCTGCACGGCGGCCCCGAGGGGCAGTCCCGGCCCGCCCACCACGACGTACTTGCGGACATCGTCGCCGCTGGTTACACCGTGTTTACCCCCAATATTCGCGGCAGCAAGGGCAACGGCCGCGCCTTCATCCACGCCGATGACCGTTACGGTCGCTTCGCCGCGATCGACGACGTTGCGGATACTGTTTCTTTTCTTTGTGACGCCGACTTGTGCACCGCCGGGCGGGTATTCCTGGGAGGCCGCAGTTACGGCGGGTTCCTGGCTGTGCTGGCGGCCGCGCGCTACCCAGACATGTTCCTAGGTGTGGTGGATGCGTGTGGCATGACGAGCTTTGAAACCTACTACGAGTCGACCGAGCCCTGGCTGGCGAGTGCGGCCTCCCCGAAATATGGGTACCCGATGCACGACGCAGAGCTGTTGTGGGAAATTTCTCCTCTGCACAAAGCGGAACAGATCACCACTCCGGTGCTGTTCATCCACGGCGCCAACGACTCGAACGTGCCGCTGCAGGAATCCCAACAGCTGTACGACGCGCTGGTGGAGCTGGGGCGCAACCCGCAGTTCCTGGAGGTTCCGGGGGAGGGCCACCAGTTCGTGAAGCCGAAGTCCCGGCAGCTGATCGGCGAGCGGATCCTGGAATTCTTCGCGGAGCTGAGCTAG